Within the Medicago truncatula cultivar Jemalong A17 chromosome 4, MtrunA17r5.0-ANR, whole genome shotgun sequence genome, the region TTTATTCAAAACCATGATTATTAGATACTAAGTTGAAGATGCAGATTCAATCTCTTGCAAATCCAGCTTACCCTCTGTAGAATAACAATGAGCCGAACTCTTACCTGGGTTTTGGACCTGGACATGATTTCCCTTGAGTTACTCTTTTAGTATTCCCTTATGACATGTCTGTCTGCAAATACAGTGTTTAAGGCTTAAGTCGTTTTACATTTCCCTGTGTATCTAACTGTTTCAAGTTCCAATTCTACATTTCCCTATGTCTAACTGTTTGAACAAGTGTAGTCAATGACTTCTGAGATTTTCCATAAGGCAGTGCCTTGTGTACTGTAGTTACTCCTTTCTGGTTTAGACAAGGCATGTCTTTAGTACGttgttgaaaaatttaaaacacGCAGTTGAGGTGTCTAACACAAGGTAGACAAACTCGAGATCCTAAGTAAGATCGGGTAGGACCCATGAGATCGTGAATCGGGGGATCGTAACACGGATCGTAAGATCCTACCAAATTTAGAAATTCATATATATTGCATATAAATTCATACATACTCATATGAAGCAACataatttaatagaaaaaaaaaactttaaataaaactcaaattcattaatagaaaaagaaaaaaaaacacttaaaaactTCAAAACAGTACTCATACAACTCCATAACAACAATAAAACTTAATCATAATTATCTTAATGGTTAATAATTTCCAAACAATTCATGTTGAAGTAATAGGTAGAAGACTGATTAAATAGTAACGTACTAAGAGAGGAAGTTGAGTGCTATGAATATGGAAATTGCATTGGTAAGGTTCCATGATTTATGGGTTTATTGAAAATTTCCCTAATTATTGATAGTGGCTGTATTGGGAAGATCGTCAATAATCAATGGGTTTAATGATAAGCTTTGAAACCGTTTAAGAGATTAAGAAGGGTgaaaaacgtttttttttactttctgaTTGGGAAAAATGCATTTTTGCGAACTGGGTCACGAACCTGACCTGGTAAACCTGGTTTTTTGGCAAACGAAACACTAACCGGGCCGTAAACGGGAACCCGGTTTCTGGTTTTCCATCCTAACTCGGCTGGATCTACGTTACCACCGCGTCCATGTCTTTGTGCGGCGATCCAAGCCATTCTTACCATTTTCCGTTTCCGGCCACCTATGAGCACGAAGAGGTCAGGCAAGATCGTGGAACCTTACGATTCTGCGGTCCAGATCGCGAGTTTGTCTACCATGGTCTAACATGCTAATAGAGATGGTACAGCGGGATAAAATAACCAGAATATTTAAAGTTACGAGGAATGCTAGGGACACtttctctaacactcactctcttattggagAAAATTAATGTATGTCCCACTAATTTAAGTGGAACCCATTTCCAAATTGTGAGACCcgccttaatttaattttaaaccaATAAAGAAGTGGGTGTTTgggagagtgttgaaaagagtgttgctagcactacTCTAAAATTATGCCAACTCTCAGTCTCTGGGTCTAGGTTTTATAATGAATGTtacatttgattatttaatttatttggaaAGCTAAAGACTAATGTTTcactgttagttttttttttagtgtttgtgGTTTAGTGTCTTTCTTGAGTGAATTTTAAGGATGCTTTAGATTTGATGTTATACATGGTGTCATTCatatgtttaattgctttttggTGTTGGTagtttaattttctcttttattctATACTTTGATTTGCCGTAATATGTTATAGTTTTGACATATTCAGTGTGTTTAAAATCAATGATTATCTGGCCTTTCTTGGTTTGCAGTATGTGATGATTGTGCTCAAAGGATCAGTACCCATATCTTTTGGTGGGACTGAGCAGGAAGCAGCTTATGGAGAATTGGTGTCCATCGGTGGTCTTAACCCTGATGTGAACAAGAAACTTAGTGCTGCAATTGCTGCAATTCTTGAAACCAAGTTGTCTGTTCCCAAAACTCGATTCTTCTTGAAATTCTATGACACCAAGGCAAGTGTATAAGCTTCTAAATTGTTCTGAAAAGAAGGGTCGTTGCCCTGGACTCTTTTCTTATTGCATTCTTCGTTTTTGTTTAGGCGCATCAGAGTCAAGAACATGCACAGTGTTTGCATGCTTTACATCAGCAATAGATCATGTAAATTAATCCTTACTGTTCAAAACTGTTAGTTAGCCCCTTTTAAGATGTAATTAGTAATTTTATCTTCTTGACATCAAGTCACCTTTTCCAGTGTCTACTTTTGTGCACAGTAAATGGTTGCTTCTGCTTCTTTTGCTTATACTTCTGCTTTGATTGTTTTGCAGGGTTCCAACTTTGGATGGAATGGAACTACTTTCTGAATTTCATGTCAAGTTTGATTATGGTGCCTTTGAATTGTGGATGGAGTAGTCTTCATTTTGGTTTCGCTTctgcttttattttatatttgatgtCAAAATATAAGTACTTGAGGTTTTTGGTAGCATAAGCGAGTCAAGTAAATCAATTTGATCAATTGTATGGACAAGTGAGGTTTGTGTGTGGTTTATGGCTCTTTTGGACTAATATTATCGGGCACCATTTAAGATGGACATTTGTATTGTTGATGCATTATCAATTAAACTTGATACCTAAAATGAAATCATTGTCTTGTTGCTTATTAGTAGTATtatgcaataataataattctagtTTTTGTCATAGTTGTGAGTAGTGCACAGTAGCACCGCGATTGCGGTTTTGCAATGTTTTTCAATGTCATGTCATTTGGATCGTTCTGGCCTTGTACCTGATTCTCTCACTCGAAATGCTAATAATTTGTAGATCATTCCTATCAGGTTTCTAGAAAAGAATCAGctcaatttttttagttcattCCTCTCTATTTTTAGGTCGAGAATttctttgttttggtttgagttttttctattttaaaaattcacaattaatctgtcacattttcaaaaattctaattttacgTGGTAGACCTTGTTTTAACGTCATAATCATATCTGTAAAAAgtttaatcttttttcttttttttttttgtcttagatgaagtggtaatcctcAATTTCGGTTCGAATCCGGGTCATGACGTCCGGTCTTACAATTTCGACATTTATCAGTTGAGCtaagacacaaaaaaaaaaaaatctttaatcaCTTTTTTTGGACTTTATGTCTTGAGGAAAACATCAAAAAAAATTTCCACTCctcaattaataatataaacaaaaaattgaggCAAAAATGAATTGCGAGGGGGTTTGCtttaggcaaaaaaaaattgtcatgtcATCAAAACAGAATTCGTGTTGATGCAAGATTTAAGATTTGAACTCTGGACAccataaaactaaaataaaaaatccgcGTTGCAGCGGTTACATGACAAgatattcaaattatttatagaggtaaaattgtatgtttttttaaaagaacaattgaaatcaatataattgataattttcttaaatatcaCTCACAAACCTTAAGCAACTATTATTTTGAGGCGACGGATGGCGTAATAATTTATTTGGttagaaattcatttttataagaTAAATGAATGGGTGTGGTGTTCAGAGCTAGAATTATACAATCAATTCTATTTTGCtgtgttaatataattcattttagccttttcaaaaaaaaaaaagagctaaaATTATGCAATTAATAAAGTTgttttagtaaataaaattatgaatttttaatttttcctcaaaaaagaatttttaatttaaaaaacggTGCTTATATAATCAGGGATTCGAGATAAAAAGAAGAGATGAATCTAATTTTAATCCAAACCCCCTTTTGGTTTTGAAGAGGGACGTCACCatcattcaacaaaaaaaaacacattttttgtttaaaaaaaaaaaaacgcatttTTAAGAAAGAATTAAAACTGTGGAGCATTAGCACTGAACTCAACCATTTCATGCCAAACATAATTGGAGGTAACCCCCATATTCTATTTTTGTTCTCATGGTTTATATGCAGTTTAGAAATCAGTTCAACTATTCATTCACCTTTCTTAGTTTTGCACACAAGGTGTTTGTTCAAATGTCACAATCacttttttcatcttcattctcAGTATAACATGTTCGTTACTAATTCATGTAACATGTTTAGTagtaaacaacttattttgcgCCTTATAGCACAtacacttatcatataagtgcttatgaataaactatttctataacaggaTAAAATAAAGTCGAACCGTTTTTGTATAATatgtaagttgtttttataagctatcctAGAGAGCTTATAAAATAAGATGGAAATAGTTTATGAATgtatcataagttgttttcataaattctctagaatatatatacacattgtCACTACTCACTAGTGCTTTTCcgagtagataaactcaaataagtcaatccaaacatacacatTGTTTGTTGAGAATGCGTTATTTCTTGTATGGTTGAGTAAAATTGTAGAAATTCACATTAATAAGCCTGACTTCAAGGTGCttgataaatgggaatactgagGCTATTGTTAAGCggttaaaattcaaatttaagtGAAGCTATTTGAGAAATTAAATATATCGTGTTAGGATTTGTTTATGTCTACTTTCAGTACATATCGgttaaaatgcataaaaaatgatTTCGGGAATAACCGTTTCATTTTCAATGCCAGAGAAAAGATGCACATCTTCCAGAAACTCTTCAACGGTGGCTTTAGGCAACGGGTTTGGGTGCGTCGTTGCTATGGTTCTTCACCTGGCCTTTCCCTTGATGATTCgttttctttcattccaaaCACTTCCCTGTGCTCAACGAACCTCAACCCACCCCTCAATTATGTCTATCCAGGTgcttaatattgttttattttttgaatgaatgaattgcCTTAGCATAATGTTACAATATATGTGAATGCGTCTTttatttgagtaaaaaaatattttggtccTAAATGTGTGAGGCGGTGTTATTTTAGTCCTAAAtgcatcaaaattaaaaagacaTCCCTGAGTGTCTTCTATTGGCAATTTCATGAACCAAAATGACAAACCAAAGACATATCTGAGGACCAAACTAACAAATGAAAGACACACGACTACcaaattgattaataaataaaatacacgtTGAGGtatcttttgtaattttgatacattcaacGACTATAGTGACAACGACTTACACATTCAAAGACCAAAGTGTCTATTACCtc harbors:
- the LOC11420392 gene encoding macrophage migration inhibitory factor homolog isoform X1, producing the protein MPCLNLSTNVNLEGVDTSSILSEATSTVATLIGKPESYVMIVLKGSVPISFGGTEQEAAYGELVSIGGLNPDVNKKLSAAIAAILETKLSVPKTRFFLKFYDTKAHQSQEHAQCLHALHQQ
- the LOC11420392 gene encoding macrophage migration inhibitory factor homolog isoform X2, with product MPCLNLSTNVNLEGVDTSSILSEATSTVATLIGKPESYVMIVLKGSVPISFGGTEQEAAYGELVSIGGLNPDVNKKLSAAIAAILETKLSVPKTRFFLKFYDTKGSNFGWNGTTF